In the Salarias fasciatus chromosome 13, fSalaFa1.1, whole genome shotgun sequence genome, one interval contains:
- the six3a gene encoding homeobox protein SIX3a, which yields MVFRSPLELYPSHFFLPNFADRPLLLANSAPTTRSPEDLSMFQLPTLNFSPEQVASVCETLEETGDIERLGRFLWSLPVAPGACEAINKHESILRARAVVAFHTGNFRDLYHILENHKFTKDSHGKLQAMWLEAHYQEAEKLRGRPLGPVDKYRVRKKFPLPRTIWDGEQKTHCFKERTRSLLREWYLQDPYPNPSKKRELAQATGLTPTQVGNWFKNRRQRDRAAAAKNRLQHQAIGPAGMRSLSEAGLTPHSSAESPSTAASPTTSVSSLTERVDTGTSILSVTSSDSECDV from the exons ATGGTTTTCAGATCCCCTTTAGAGCTTTATCCCTCCCATTTCTTCCTGCCAAACTTCGCTGATCGCCCTCTGCTCCTGGCGAACAGCGCTCCCACCACCAGGTCTCCAGAAGACTTGTCCATGTTTCAGCTACCGACCCTCAACTTCTCCCCGGAGCAGGTGGCGAGCGTCTGCGAGACGCTGGAGGAGACCGGGGACATCGAGCGGCTGGGCCgcttcctctggtccctgcCGGTGGCTCCGGGAGCGTGCGAGGCGATCAACAAGCATGAGTCCATCCTGCGCGCCCGGGCCGTGGTGGCGTTCCACACGGGGAATTTCAGAGACCTCTACCACATCCTGGAGAACCACAAGTTCACCAAGGACTCGCACGGCAAATTGCAAGCCATGTGGCTGGAAGCGCACTATCAGGAGGCCGAGAAGCTCCGCGGCCGCCCCCTCGGACCGGTCGATAAGTACCGGGTGCGGAAGAAGTTTCCGCTGCCTCGGACCATCTGGGACGGCGAGCAGAAGACGCACTGTTTCAAAGAGCGGACGCGGAGCCTGCTGAGGGAGTGGTACCTTCAGGACCCGTATCCAAACCCCAGCAAGAAAAGGGAACTGGCTCAAGCCACTGGACTCACTCCCACACAGGTCggaaactggtttaaaaaccgGAGGCAACGAGACAGAGCCGCGGCGGCCAAAAACAG GCTCCAACACCAAGCAATAGGACCGGCCGGTATGAGGTCCCTGTCAGAGGCCGGCCTCACCCCTCACAGCTCGGCGGAGTCGCCCTCCACCGCGGCCAGTCCCACCACCAGCGTGTCCAGCCTGACAGAGAGAGTCGATACCGGGACGTCCATCCTGTCCGTCACATCCAGCGACTCGGAGTGCGATGTATGA